The sequence GAGCAGCCGCAGTGGAACTACCTCACCGACATGGACGGTGTGTTGGTGCACGAGGAGGTCCTCGTGCCCGGTGCCGACGAGTTCATCGCGGAGTTGAAGGCGCAAGGAACCCGGTTCCTCGTGCTGACCAACAACTCCATCTACACGCCGCGTGATCTGAGGGCGCGACTGGCGCGCACCGGCCTCGACGTGCCGGAGGACTCCATCTGGACCTCTGCTCTCGCCACGGCGAGGTTCCTGCGCAACCAGCGTCCGAACGGCTCCGCGTTCGTGATCGGCGAGGCGGGGCTGACCACCGCACTGCACGAGGCGGGTTACGTGCTCACCGACATCGATCCCGATTACGTGGTGCTCGGTGAGACCAGGACCTACAGTTTCACCGCCATCACCAGGGCCATCCGCCTCATCGAGCAGGGAGCCCGGTTCATCGCCACCAATCCCGATCCGACGGGGCCGAGCCGGGAGGGAGTGCTTCCCGCGACGGGCTCCGTTGCCGCCCTCATCGAGCGGGCCACCGGCCGTTCCCCCTATTACGTCGGCAAGCCCAACCCGTTGATGATGCGTTCGGCGCTGCGGGCCCTGGGCGCGCACAGCGAGCACACGATCATGATCGGTGACCGGATGGACACCGACATCCACTCGGGAATCGAGGCGGGGCTCCAGACCGTACTGGTGCTCAGCGGCATCTCCACACGGGAAGCGGCCGACCGCTATCCCTTCCGCCCGACACTGGTCGTCGGCTCCGTCGCCGAGCTCGTCGGGCGCACCAGCGACCCGTTCCGGGCGGGCTGATCTCAGCAGGCGAACGACGTGGGCTTATCGTCGGGGCGTGAAGGACCATCCCACGTTCGTCGTCGGCGACGTCCACGGTTGCCGGGACGAGCTGGCCGACGCATTGTGCGACGCCGGGCTTGTTGACGACGGCGGCAACTGGATCGGGGCCGACGCCCACCTGTGGTTCCTCGGTGACTTCGTGGACAGGGGACCCGACGGCGTCGGTGTCATCGATCTGGTGCGGTCGTTGCAGCGGCAGGCGCCGTCGTCGGACGGCTTCGTCAACAGCCTGCTCGGCAACCACGAGATCCTCCTGCTCGGCATGCATCGGTTCGGCGACGCGCCGGTGCCCGGCGGCGCGGGCAGATGCTTCGCTCGGAGCTGGGCCGTCAACGGCGGACAGCTCGCCGACCAGGACGCGCTCACCGGCGAACACATCGAGTGGTTGTGCTCGCGCCCCGTCGTGGCGGTGGCGGCCGAGCACCTGCTCGTGCACTCCGACACCCTCGACTACCTGGACTGGGGTGACACCGTCGAGGAGATCAACACGGCCGTCGGGGAGGTGCTCGCGGGGCACGACCTCGCGCAGTGGTGGGATCTGTGGCGTCGCATGACGAGCAGGTTCGCGTTTCGGGGTCCGGACGGTGCCGAGGCGGCTGAGGAGTTGCTGACGCGGCTCGGCGGCCAGCGCGTGGTCCACGGCCACAGCGTCATCGCCGACCAGGTCGGCGTCCATCCCGTCGAACTCGAAGCTCCCCACCTCTACGCGGGAGGGAAGGCGCTCGGCATCGACGCCGGTCTGTTCGCGGGTGGACCGTGCCTCGTGGTCGAACTGCCCTACACACCCGCCGAGCCCGCAACCGACCGACGCTGAGCAGGCCGTTCTCGCGCGCCATCGGGCTCCGCGGTCGTTCGGCGGGTGCGGGATTTCGGGATCACGGATGGTGGGTCTCAGTGATTTTCCTCGTCACGCAGTGCCCGCAGCAGTGAGCCTGCCTCGCGATCGGTATGCACAGGCCCGCTCGGATGCGGCACTGGCCCTAGTCGTTTCGCGGGTGTCACAAGTGCTCCCCGGCTCTCCGCGAGTTCCTTGATGCCGCGCAGAGTGGCTTCCATGCTGGTGCGCAGGTCGGCGAGGCGGTACGCGATGATCGCGTCCCTCTTGTCAGGCATCGCGTCGATGAACTTCGACAGCCCGGAGCGGGCTGGACCGAGCCGCACACCCTGCCGCAGCAGGACGCCGTCCTCGTGCGGCGTGAGGTCGAAACGCCAGGTCGCCATGGGTTTCGCCGGGTCGGTCTCGGTGTCGCCGAAACGGCCGTCGGGGTCCACCACTGCCCAGGCGAACGTCTTCGGCGGTTCGAACGCGACGACGTGCGACTCGGTGCGCCACTCGCCGACCGCGTCGCTGCGGTTGTGGCCCTCGAATCTCGCGCCGAGCTTGGGGCCGGTGGCCCCGCCCAGCCAGGTGACTCGCTGAAGTTCGGGGCTGAACCTGATCGACAGTTCGATGTCGGTCACCAGCTCCCACACGCGGTCGCTTCCGGCACGGACGACGATGTCGCAAGCGGTTTCCATGTCGGCCTTTCAGCGAGTCGGAACGATCTCCCTGCCGAGCGGCAGGAGCGAGACCGGAACGAGTTTGAAGTTCCCGATTCCCAGCGGGATGCCGATGATCGTGACGCAGAGCGCGATACCCGTCACGATGTGCGAGAGCGCGAGCCACCAGCCCGCCACGATCAGCCAGACGATGTTGCCGAGCATCGAGGGGACCCCGGCCGTGCGGCGCTCCGTGACGGTGCGACCGAACGGCCACAGCGCGTAACCCGCGATGCGGAAGGAGGCGAGGCCGAACGGGATCGTGACGATC comes from Saccharomonospora xinjiangensis XJ-54 and encodes:
- a CDS encoding YccF domain-containing protein, which encodes MRAILNVIWLVLSGFWLALGYTLAGIICCLLIVTIPFGLASFRIAGYALWPFGRTVTERRTAGVPSMLGNIVWLIVAGWWLALSHIVTGIALCVTIIGIPLGIGNFKLVPVSLLPLGREIVPTR
- a CDS encoding metallophosphoesterase — protein: MKDHPTFVVGDVHGCRDELADALCDAGLVDDGGNWIGADAHLWFLGDFVDRGPDGVGVIDLVRSLQRQAPSSDGFVNSLLGNHEILLLGMHRFGDAPVPGGAGRCFARSWAVNGGQLADQDALTGEHIEWLCSRPVVAVAAEHLLVHSDTLDYLDWGDTVEEINTAVGEVLAGHDLAQWWDLWRRMTSRFAFRGPDGAEAAEELLTRLGGQRVVHGHSVIADQVGVHPVELEAPHLYAGGKALGIDAGLFAGGPCLVVELPYTPAEPATDRR
- a CDS encoding HAD-IIA family hydrolase, coding for MSEQPQWNYLTDMDGVLVHEEVLVPGADEFIAELKAQGTRFLVLTNNSIYTPRDLRARLARTGLDVPEDSIWTSALATARFLRNQRPNGSAFVIGEAGLTTALHEAGYVLTDIDPDYVVLGETRTYSFTAITRAIRLIEQGARFIATNPDPTGPSREGVLPATGSVAALIERATGRSPYYVGKPNPLMMRSALRALGAHSEHTIMIGDRMDTDIHSGIEAGLQTVLVLSGISTREAADRYPFRPTLVVGSVAELVGRTSDPFRAG
- a CDS encoding SRPBCC family protein, with the protein product METACDIVVRAGSDRVWELVTDIELSIRFSPELQRVTWLGGATGPKLGARFEGHNRSDAVGEWRTESHVVAFEPPKTFAWAVVDPDGRFGDTETDPAKPMATWRFDLTPHEDGVLLRQGVRLGPARSGLSKFIDAMPDKRDAIIAYRLADLRTSMEATLRGIKELAESRGALVTPAKRLGPVPHPSGPVHTDREAGSLLRALRDEENH